One genomic region from Jilunia laotingensis encodes:
- a CDS encoding sodium:solute symporter: MMIIITIICYFAILLFIARVTGRGKQSSSDAAFFRGQNRSPWYIVSFGMIGASISGVTFVSVPGMVRGMDMTYMQTVMGFFFGYLIVAHVLLPLYYRLNLTSIYSYLGTRIGINAYRTGSFFFLLSRMLGTAAKLYLVCLILHTYVFVHMGIPFWAIAAGSVALVWIYTHKSGIKTIVWTDTLQTLCLIVALIWIIFFTIQKLDLTWSGIIETINNNPHSRIFVFDNWISRQNFFKQFLSGIFIVIVMTGLDQDMMQKNLSCRNLHDAKKNMYCYGFSFIPLNFLFLCLGILLLELAGKMNLSLPLINDDILPMFATQGYLGGTVSILFAIGIIAAAFSNSDSALTAMTTSVCIDFLKTNKKNEEIARYQRGKVHIILSIILVLFICLVKALNSKSVIDIIYIIASYTYGPLLGMFAFGLFTHRTTKDRWIPFIAVGSPIFCYLLDQYTMQNYGYKFGYELLMLNGILTFMGMYVLSTKGIKKLN, from the coding sequence ATGATGATTATTATCACTATTATATGCTATTTTGCAATATTACTATTCATTGCACGTGTCACCGGACGAGGTAAGCAAAGCAGTTCGGATGCCGCATTTTTCAGAGGGCAAAACCGATCACCATGGTATATCGTTTCATTCGGAATGATCGGTGCAAGCATATCAGGTGTAACGTTTGTTTCCGTGCCGGGTATGGTACGAGGGATGGATATGACATACATGCAAACGGTAATGGGATTCTTTTTTGGATACTTGATTGTAGCACATGTGCTACTCCCCCTTTATTATAGGTTAAATCTGACAAGTATATACAGTTACCTTGGCACCCGAATCGGAATAAACGCTTATCGCACCGGATCATTTTTTTTTCTTCTTTCACGCATGTTAGGTACGGCAGCCAAACTCTATCTTGTCTGTCTCATTTTACACACCTACGTATTCGTCCATATGGGGATACCTTTTTGGGCAATAGCCGCAGGCTCGGTTGCACTCGTATGGATATATACTCACAAAAGCGGTATTAAAACCATCGTATGGACAGACACACTTCAAACTTTATGCCTGATAGTTGCTCTTATCTGGATCATTTTCTTCACAATACAGAAACTCGATCTTACCTGGAGCGGCATCATAGAAACAATCAACAATAATCCGCATAGCCGTATATTTGTGTTTGACAACTGGATATCACGCCAAAACTTTTTCAAACAATTTCTGAGTGGTATCTTCATTGTCATTGTGATGACCGGACTGGACCAAGATATGATGCAAAAAAATCTTTCTTGTAGGAATTTACACGATGCAAAAAAAAACATGTATTGTTACGGATTTTCTTTTATCCCATTAAATTTCCTATTTCTTTGTTTAGGTATATTATTGCTGGAACTAGCCGGAAAAATGAACTTGTCACTTCCTTTGATAAATGATGATATACTCCCGATGTTTGCCACTCAAGGATATCTGGGAGGAACCGTATCAATCCTATTTGCTATCGGTATCATTGCGGCAGCTTTTAGCAATTCCGACTCCGCATTGACTGCAATGACTACCAGTGTGTGCATAGATTTTCTTAAAACCAATAAAAAAAACGAGGAAATAGCTCGCTACCAACGTGGAAAAGTACATATTATCCTTTCTATAATACTCGTTCTTTTCATTTGTCTGGTAAAAGCTTTGAATAGCAAAAGCGTAATTGATATCATATATATAATTGCCTCTTATACATATGGTCCACTGTTAGGTATGTTCGCATTCGGATTGTTCACCCACCGGACAACAAAAGACCGTTGGATACCGTTTATTGCTGTAGGGTCTCCGATCTTTTGTTATTTGCTCGACCAATATACCATGCAAAATTATGGATACAAATTCGGATATGAATTGCTAATGCTGAATGGTATACTGACTTTCATGGGAATGTATGTTTTATCAACAAAAGGAATAAAAAAATTAAATTAA
- the yihA gene encoding ribosome biogenesis GTP-binding protein YihA/YsxC, producing MEITNAKFIISNTDVEKCPSGNLPEYAFIGRSNVGKSSLINMLTGRKGLAMTSATPGKTMLINHFLINDSWYIVDLPGFGYAKRGHKGQEQIRNIIENYILERDQMTNLFLLIDSRLEPQKIDLEFMEWLGENGIPFSIIFTKADKLKGGKLKMNINAYLNELRKQWEEFPPYFISSSENTTGRTEILNYIESINKEINSK from the coding sequence ATGGAAATAACTAATGCAAAATTTATAATCAGTAATACAGATGTTGAAAAGTGTCCCTCGGGAAATCTTCCCGAATATGCTTTCATCGGGCGTTCAAACGTAGGTAAGTCTAGCCTAATCAATATGTTGACAGGCCGCAAAGGATTGGCGATGACATCGGCTACTCCCGGTAAAACGATGCTTATCAACCACTTTCTTATCAACGACAGCTGGTACATTGTCGACCTTCCCGGTTTTGGATATGCAAAGCGGGGACATAAGGGACAAGAACAGATACGTAACATTATTGAAAATTATATTCTGGAACGCGATCAGATGACTAATCTGTTCCTACTGATAGACAGTCGTCTCGAACCACAAAAAATCGACTTAGAATTCATGGAGTGGTTAGGAGAAAATGGCATCCCATTCTCTATTATATTTACTAAAGCTGATAAATTGAAAGGTGGAAAATTGAAAATGAACATTAATGCCTACTTGAATGAACTTCGCAAACAATGGGAAGAGTTCCCTCCTTATTTCATTTCTTCCTCAGAAAACACAACAGGACGCACAGAAATATTAAACTACATAGAAAGTATCAACAAGGAAATTAACTCAAAATAG
- a CDS encoding DUF4923 family protein has protein sequence MKKYVLSLAILSAFIFGTSNVQAQSLKDLFNKDNIEKVVNAVTGNKSIDMTGTWTYTGSAIEFESDNFLKKAGGAAAASLAENKLDEQLAKIGIKDGQLSFTFNADSTFTSTIGKRSMQGTYSYDAATNQVQLKYLRLLNMNAKVNCTSNSMELLFNSDKLLKLITFLSSKSSNTTLKTISSLADSYDGMMLGLELKK, from the coding sequence ATGAAAAAGTATGTTTTATCGCTGGCGATCCTGTCAGCATTCATATTTGGTACGTCAAATGTACAGGCACAATCACTAAAAGATTTATTCAACAAGGACAATATCGAAAAAGTGGTTAATGCCGTAACAGGAAATAAGTCCATTGATATGACCGGTACCTGGACATACACAGGCTCAGCCATAGAATTCGAATCGGATAATTTTTTAAAGAAAGCAGGAGGAGCTGCCGCTGCTTCATTAGCCGAGAACAAATTAGATGAGCAATTGGCAAAAATAGGTATTAAAGACGGACAATTAAGCTTTACATTCAATGCGGACAGCACTTTTACAAGCACAATAGGAAAACGTTCCATGCAAGGCACTTACTCATACGATGCAGCAACGAACCAAGTACAACTGAAATATCTTAGATTGCTGAATATGAATGCAAAGGTAAATTGCACCAGTAATAGCATGGAATTATTATTCAACTCGGATAAGTTATTAAAACTAATCACCTTCCTGTCAAGTAAAAGCAGTAATACCACGCTAAAAACCATTAGTTCGTTGGCAGACAGCTACGATGGGATGATGCTTGGACTCGAACTAAAAAAATAA